From Brassica oleracea var. oleracea cultivar TO1000 chromosome C3, BOL, whole genome shotgun sequence, a single genomic window includes:
- the LOC106334945 gene encoding beta-glucosidase 3-like isoform X2, whose protein sequence is MMDWVLSLIITISLALPFTGRCSHVYTRSDFPKDFAFGSGTSAYQWEGAATEDGRKPSIWDTFVNSRNLDNGDIACDGYHKYKEDVQLMVETGLDAFKLSISWSRLIPNGRGPVNPKGLQFYKSFIQELVTHGIEPHVTLHHYDLPQALQDDYGGWLNRTIIEDFTAYADVCFREFGSHVKFWTTINEANIFTIGSYNDGITGPGRCSGNCMSGNSSTEPYIVGHNLLLAHASASRLYRQKYKNMQGGSVALSLYAIGFSPATSSKDDEMAAQRARDFYLGWMLEPLVYGDYPYVMRRTVGSRLPNFSEEESELVKGSSDFIGIIHYLAANVTNTKPYFPGYSDFYSDCGITLSNTCNITTSQCAVTPWALEGVLEYIKQSYGNPPVYILENGKSMKGDFQMQQKDTPRIEYLHVYIGAVLNAVRNGSDTKGYFIWSFMDVYELLGGYGPKYGLYYVNFSDTHLRRLPKLSAHWYSAFLKGDTILLGSQGITQLQSNLSSSSLVM, encoded by the exons ATGATGGATTGGGTTTTGTCTCTCATCATTACCATTTCATTGGCTCTTCCTTTTACTGGGAGATGTAGCCATGTTTACACCAGGAGTGATTTCCCTAAGGACTTCGCTTTCGGATCCGGTACTTCTGCTTATCAG TGGGAAGGTGCTGCTACAGAGGACGGGAGAAAGCCTAGCATCTGGGATACTTTCGTCAACTCTC GTAACTTAGATAATGGAGACATAGCATGTGATGGGTATCACAAGTACAAG GAAGATGTGCAGCTCATGGTGGAAACTGGCTTGGATGCTTTCAAATTATCCATCTCTTGGTCCAGGCTTATACCAA ATGGGAGAGGTCCTGTTAACCCAAAGGGTCTTCAGTTCTACAAGAGCTTCATCCAAGAACTTGTAACACACG GAATTGAACCACATGTTACACTGCACCACTACGATCTACCTCAAGCTCTCCAGGATGACTATGGAGGCTGGCTCAACCGCACTATCAT TGAAGATTTTACTGCTTACGCAGACGTTTGCTTCAGAGAGTTTGGGAGTCACGTCAAATTCTGGACCACGATCAACGAGGCTAATATATTCACTATCGGAAGTTACAACGATGGGATAACTGGGCCTGGTCGTTGTTCCGGGAACTGCATGTCAGGGAACTCTTCCACTGAACCATATATAGTAGGTCATAACTTGCTTCTTGCACACGCCTCTGCTTCAAGATTGTATCGACAAAAGTACAAG AATATGCAAGGCGGTTCCGTTGCCTTAAGCTTGTATGCAATAGGGTTTTCTCCTGCTACAAGCTCCAAAGATGATGAAATGGCAGCTCAAAGAGCCAGAGATTTCTACTTGGGCTG GATGCTTGAGCCTCTTGTATACGGAGACTATCCATATGTAATGAGAAGAACCGTCGGATCAAGACTGCCAAATTTCTCAGAGGAAGAATCAGAGCTAGTTAAAGGCTCCTCTGACTTTATAGGAATCATTCACTACCTTGCAGCTAATGTCACAAACACCAAACCTTATTTTCCAGGATACTCAGATTTCTACTCAGACTGTGGCATAACTTTGTCAA ACACTTGTAATATTACAACTTCTCAA TGTGCTGTAACTCCATGGGCTTTAGAAGGTGTTCTGGAGTATATAAAGCAGAGCTATGGCAATCCTCCTGTCTACATTCTTGAGAATG GTAAATCGATGAAGGGGGATTTTCAGATGCAACAGAAGGATACACCAAGGATTGAGTACTTGCATGTTTACATTGGTGCTGTGCTCAATGCCGTTAG GAATGGGTCTGACACAAAGGGATACTTCATATGGTCATTCATGGATGTTTACGAGTTACTTGGCGGATACGGTCCTAAATATGGATTGTACTATGTGAATTTCAGCGATACTCATCTCAGGAGATTGCCAAAACTCTCCGCTCATTGGTACTCTGCTTTCCTCAAGGGGGACACCATCCTTCTTGGTTCTCAAGGCATCACGCAATTGCAAAGCAACTTATCTTCTTCCTCTTTAGTAATGTAA